A single window of Rhipicephalus microplus isolate Deutch F79 chromosome 5, USDA_Rmic, whole genome shotgun sequence DNA harbors:
- the LOC142817324 gene encoding uncharacterized protein LOC142817324, with product MSELGSSLPLTPLAPMPSADSPASTAGQGLPHLPGKKHKKKTHKGLGDESSSEEAALGKNSRQAKQQLASAMHAISKQGADIVEKLQSSISPEDKSDSSPSPGEDEEGSAEASRTKGECCPRMRCGCLFLWFVLLLAAFGIAIAYLLFPDEVSDVLCQLGLNKLAGQGPAGESNELKASKVLDEADEEEWGHSIFDVRQDAEDPPSSDSLQDYDVDELSDNETNSTSSVVVMRASNTTVTPRSTSPALISSNYVRTPFFLVTGMLNNVEGIEGMSGVNDPDSKIDFDSFIDVAAFGRPAFKPSALKIPVSTRRNVWRATANSTTVALSDVTRRHPRESFSC from the exons ATGTCGGAGCTGGGCTCGTCTCTGCCCTTGACGCCTTTGGCCCCAATGCCGTCGGCGGATTCGCCTGCGTCTACCGCTGGACAGGGCCTGCCACATCTTCCAGGCAAGAAGCACAAGAAGAAAACGCACAAGGGTCTCGGTGACGAGAGCAGCAGCGAGGAAGCAGCCTTGGGCAAAAACAGCCGGCAAGCGAAGCAGCAGCTGGCATCGGCCATGCATGCCATCAGCAAACAGGGTGCCGACATTGTAGAGAAGCTACAGAGCTCGATTTCACCCGAGGACAAGTCCGA CAGTTCCCCTAGCCCCGGAGAAGACGAGGAGGGCAGTGCTGAGGCGTCTCGCACAAAAGGAGAGTGCTGTCCGCGGATGCGGTGCGGCTGTCTCTTCTTGTGGTTCGTACTACTGCTTGCAGCGTTCGGCATCGCCATCGCCTACCTCCTCTTTCCCGACGAGGTCAGCGATGTCTTAT GCCAACTGGGACTGAACAAGCTGGCGGGCCAGGGACCAGCTGGCGAGTCGAACGAATTGAAGGCTTCGAAAGTGCTCGAcgaagccgatgaagaagaatGGGGCCACAGCATCTTCGACGTGCGACAAGACGCCGAAGACCCGCCGTCTTCTGATTCTCTCCAGGACTACGATGTCGATGAGCTGTCTGACAATGAAACGAACTCCACCTCATCGGTAGTTGTCATGCGGGCTTCCAACACGACGGTGACACCCCGATCGACGTCACCGGCTCTTATCTCTTCGAATTACGTGCGaacacccttttttctcgttacCGGGATGTTGAACAATGTTGAAGGCATTGAGGGCATGTCCGGAGTGAATGACCCCGACAGCAAAATAGACTTTGACAGCTTCATCGACGTTGCAGCTTTTGGGAGACCCGCGTTTAAGCCGTCAGCGTTGAAAATTCCAGTGTCGACCCGGAGAAACGTGTGGCGCGCTACAGCGAATTCCACGACTGTCGCTTTGAGTGACGTCACCCGACGTCATCCTCGGGAATCCTTCAGTTGCTGA